TGTAGTAGCGCGGGACCGGAACCGGAAGGTCCATGTACTTTTGTTCGGCGTCGATGCGGAACGCATGCGGCGACTGGACGAAGATGATGCCCGCCGCCCCGGCCTTGGCCACGTTCACCCACCGCGTGTCCGAAGCGAAATCCATCAGCACCAGGTTGCCGCGGATCTCCTTCTTGTTCATGTCGCTCAAGTGTCCCGGGCCGACCCACACCAGATTCCCGGTGATTCCGTCCGGCCCGGTCATGGGGGTGCGAACATAGTTGGGAAAGAGGCAGTAGAGGGGAAGCTCGCGGGAGCCGACCGTCAGGGTGGCCCCGTGCGAGGGGCGCTCGCCGCGCTCCGCCTCCGGAATGCGCTTGCCCCAGCGCTCGTCGTCCGGGACGATGGGCACAACGACCTGGAACGGCTCTTCCGTCACGTTGGCCAGCCCGAGCGCGCGGAACTCGGCGGCGATGTAGCGGCCGGCCTCGTAGCAGCCGGGGTACCCCGTGAACCGGCTCTGGTAACCGGACAGGTGCCGGATGTGTCTGGCGGGGTCGATGGCCCGCAGGTCGGCTTCCGAGTCGCTCGCGGCCGCACCGGGCTCTGCGGCCAAGCTCGGTGTTGCGAGCAGAAAGAAAACAAACGCCGTACAGGCCGCGAATCCCCACTTGCGCGCCATCTCTGGACCTTCTCGCATCAGGGCAACCGGTTGTCGCCGCCATTATAGGCGGTCGCCCAATGCTGTCAAACGGAAAAGCCGTCCTCCGATGGTCATGTCTGTGGCACCGACCACGGCGCCGTGGTAGAATGCCGGCAGCACACCCGACCCACCCTCTTCCGGAAGCCCCATCCATGGACGAAGCCATCCGCAAAGCGGACATCCTGATCGAAGCCCTGCCCTACATCCGGCGGTTCGCCCGCCGGCCCGTCGTGGTCAAGTTCGGCGGCAGCGCCATGGAGAGCGCCGCTGTCCTTGACGACGTCCTGCACGACATCGTGTTCCTGGCCACGGTCGGCATCCGCACCATCGTCGTGCATGGGGGCGGCCCCCAGATATCCGAGGCGATGAAGCAGGCCGGGCTGGAGCCGAAGTTCGTCGAGGGCCATCGCGTCACCGATGCCGAAACCCTGCAGGTGGCCGTGCGCGTGCTCTCGGAAGAAATCAGCGCCGACATCGTCCGCCGCATCCGCGCATGGGGCGGCCGTGCGCGTCCCGGCTACTCGGGCGGACGCAGCCTGCTGCGCGCACGCAGGAAGCTCATGCGCGCCACCGTCGACGGCGTGCCCCGGAAGATCGACGTCGGGTTCGTGGGCGAGGTCCACGACGTGGACCTCTGGACCATGCTGGACGCGACCGACGACGGCAGCGTGCTGGTCCTTCCCCCCATCGGTCAGGACGAGGGCGGCCAGCTCTACAACGTCAACGCCGACACCGCCGCCGCCGCCGTGGCCGGCGCCCTCAAGGCAGAGAAGCTGGTCTTCCTCAGCAACGTTCACGGGATCATGACCGAACCCGGAAACCCCGACTCCTTCATCTCGAGCGTTCCGGAGGAACAGGTGGAGGCGATGATCCGGGACGGCGTCATCTCGGGCGGCATGCTTCCCAAGGTGGCCGCCTGCGTGCGCGCTATCGATGCGGGGGTCCGCAAGGCGCACATCATCGACGGACGTCTGCCTCACTCGCTGCTGTTGGAGATCTTCACTGACAAGGGCGTCGGCACGGAGATCCTGAAGTCGGCTCCCCCCGCCGGCGCTTAGAGCGGCCCATGCCGAGCGTCTCCTTCCAGAGCCCGACCGTCCTGCTCGGTCTGGGGCTCGTGCCCCTGCTGTGGCTCGCCTGGGGGCAGGCGGCACGGCAGGCCCGGCGCATCGGTGAGCATTACGGCGGGCCGAAGTCCTTGTCAGGCAATCCGTTGCGGGGCGCGGCGCGGCTCCTGGCCCTGGTGCTGCTGATCGCCGGGACGGCCGGGCCCGGCTACCTCGGCGCGGGCGTCGATGCCCGGGCGGGGACGCCCGTCGTGTTCGTCCTCGACGTCTCCGCCAGCATGGAGGCGCGGGACGCCGTGCCGGATCGCCTGGCGGCTGGCCGCGCCGCCGTGCGCGACCTCTGCGCGCTCGTGCCGGATGCGTGCGCCGCCCTGGTGGCCGGCGGGGAGGCCGCCGCCGTCGTGTGCCCGCCGACGGACGACCGCCGGGCCTTCCTGGCCATCCTCGACCAGGCGGCCGTCGGCTGGATGCCGGCCGGCACCTGCGTGGCCGCCGGGCTGGAGGCGGCGCTCCCGCTGGTGGAGCGCGAGGGAGGCGCCGTCATCCTGGTGAGCGACGGCGAGGACCACGGGCCGGCGCCCGACGAGGGCCTCGAGGCGCTGCGCCGTGCGGGTGCCGTGGTGCATACCGTGACGGTCGGGACGCCGGTCGGAGCGCGCGTCGACCGGGCGACGCCCGCCGGCGGCGATCCGCCCCTGAGTCGGGCACGGCCGCAGGCCATGGCGGAATGGGCGCGCCGCGGCGGCGGGCGGGCGTGGACGGCGCCCGGCGGCCTGCCCGCCCGCGCCGACCTGGTCGTGCCGCCCGGCCTGCGTTGGGAGGCTGCGCGCCGCCGCGGCGTGCTGGTGGATCTCAGCCCCTGGCTGTACGCGGGCGCCGCGCTCCTGGCGGCCCTGTCCCTGCGGCTCCTCTGAGCCCGATCAGGCCGGGCTCTGCGCCGCCCGTCGGGCGAGTTCGGCTCCGAGCTTCCGGCAGGCCTCCGCCTCGGCCTCGCCCGGGGCGCCCTTGATCATCAGCGTCTCGGCCACGAGGGGACCGACGCGCTGGAAGAGCCCCTCGAACGGCTCCTTGATGCGCCCCCCGCCGCCGTGCGTGGCGAACAGCGCGACCGGGATGCCCTCCAGCTCCTCGTTACCCTTGCGCTTGGCGATCAGCCAGTCGTCCATGAACTGCTTCAGCATGCCGGCAGGGTAGCTGAAGTAGTCCGGCGCACCGAACGCGACGCCGGCGCATTCCTCCAGTATGGCGGGGTCCACGCGGCCGTCGTTGGTGTTGAACGAGACGACCTCGAAATCGCCCGCCGAGCGGATCCCCTCGATCACGTGCTCGGCGGCGGCCTTCGTGTTGCCCAGCGACTGCGAATGGTAGATGACAGCGATCTTGCTCCGGCGCATCCCGTCTCTCCCTTCTTCGCGAGGGTCAACGCTCCCTCAGGCGTCCAGCCGGCCGCCTGCGTCCGAACGGAACTGACTCCACAGGCGGCGGAAACGGCTCCTGTAGATTACATCGAACAGCCGTTCGCGCCCCGGGAAATTCCGCTCGACGAACTCCCGGAGCTTCCGTATCTCGATCACCACGTCGATGGCCGGGTAGTCGCTCGCCACGATCAACGAGCAGATGCGGTCCGCCCGGCGCTGCAGCGCGCGATACGACTCCTCGGACTCCGGCCTGTCATCGACGTCGTCCACGCCGCGCCTCCCGGCCCGCGTCATCCGCCCATCCTAAAGCACGCGGCGCCCTCCCGCAACGCGCAGCCGGCCCGGGTTCAACGCTCGCCTTCATTCCTCGCGACCTTCCGCCACGCCCACCGAACGATGAGCCAGTCCACGACGACCGACGTGATTGCCGCCAGAACAACAACCACCATGGGGTTCCTGTCAACTGACGCATAATGGGGCCTGCCCAAAGCGGCAATGCCCAGCGTTTTCCAGGCGACGGCCACGGCGATGACGACACGCCAGAACATGTAGACGAGTATGTCGAGCAGCAGCAGCGGGAAAAGGAGGCCGTCCGCGAGTGCCAACCCGAGCCCATGGAGCCGTCCGGCCGAACGCCGGATCTGACCGACGGCGATCCATCCCAAGATGGTTGTGGCAAAGGGGGCGAGAGAGCCGAGCGGCAACAGCACTACCAATGCCGCGATCTGCCACCAGGCTGGTCCGGGTGCAGGACTACCGTGGGGGCCCGTTACGGGCACAGCGACGAGCCACAGGAGCAACATGACAAACGTGAACGGAGCCCAGGCTGCGCCCACAACCGCCACACGGGAAAGGCGCGAAGGCCGAACACCGGTGGTCGGTGTACTCTCGTCGGTTGCCGCCTGCCCATCCTCGACGTAGGACTCCGCCGCGTCCAGCATCCCCAGAACCGCCTCTACGTCGGCTGTAGTGGGCTCATCGCCGGCGCGCTCTTCAAGCATGTCGCGGATCTGTGCCTCCACGTCGCCGGTCACGCTACGGCGTTCCGTAAGCGGCATGCCGCGGGCGGCGAGGGCCCTGTCGATTGTTTCGAGGTGCTCTGTGATGAGGTGTTCGGGGTCCGAGCGATTCTCACTGCCCGCCATTTTATCCCTCCTTGAGCAGTTCGTTGACCACAGAAGCCACCTGCTGCCAGCAGAGCGTCATGTGCGCCAGGCGGGCCCGGCCCGCCGGGGTCAGACGGTAGTAGCGGCGCGGCGGACCGTTGGGGGAGGGTGCCTCCCGCACAAGCACGAGCTTCTGCGCCGCCAATCGGGCCAGGACCGGGTAGACCGTGCTCTCGCTGATCCCGAGGGACTCTGCGCCGCCAAGACGCTGCAGAATCTGGTAGCCGTAGGCCTCGCCCTGCCGCAACGCTCCCAGGACGCAGGGTTCCACAAGCCCCTTCCGCAACTGAGCCAGCCAGACGCGCATGTCACTCCCCTCGGTCTATAGTGGATTATGCTATACGATAACGTATGGTAGCGTCAAGAGGCCCTTTCGCAACATCTTGGGGTCGGCAGAATCGGCGTGGGCGCGCGGCGTCTCAGAGGAGTCGTGGCGGCCTTGCCCTGCGGGCGCTCGGCCTGATAGCGCGCAGGGTACCCAGCGCTCACGCGCTGGGCCAAACGACCTGCCGCCCGCCCGGGGGCGGGCTCAACGTGCAAACGCCGCTGCGTTTGCCGCAGATCCGCCGTTGAACCACGACGACACGACGAGCACGACGAAAACAGCGGGCGAACGGGGCGGGCGAACGGGCGATGGCGCTGCACCGCGGAGTGCTGGAGGGCATGCGGCGGCTCCTCAACTGCACGGCCCCATGAGGATGTCATCCCGAGGGCCGCTCAGGCGGCCCGAGGGATCTGGCCGTGGCTCGGGCGAACGTGCTCAGCCGACGGAGCACAGGCAGAAGCGGCCGTTCGGACGGGCTCCCCCCCCTTACAACTCGTCCCTGTACTTGCGGTAGAGGCCGCGGAACTGGTGGTAGGTCAGGCCCAGGGCCTCGGCGGCGAGGCGCTGGTGGAAGCGCGCGCCCTCCAGCGCCTCCCGAAGCAGGCGCACTTCGAGTTCCCGCACCGCCTCCGCGAACGGCTTGCCGGAGGCCGGGGCGGAGGGGGGCGTTTCGGACGGCTCGGCGGCCGGTTCGGCGCGGTCGGACGCCGGCGCGTGAGGAGAGCGGAACGGGTCGAAGTCGATCGTGTGGATGACGGGCGAATCGGCGCGGTAGACGGCGCGCTCCACGACGTTCTTGAGTTCCCGCACGTTGCCTGGCCAGGCATGGGCTTCGAGCCGGGCGAGGGCGCCCGCGTCGAACTCGGGCACCTCGTCCCGACCCAGTTCATGGGCCATACGGGCGGCGAAATGCCCGGCCAGCAGTGCCACGTCGCCCGCGCGCGCCCTCAGCGGCGGCAGGAAGAGCACCTCGAACGACAGTCGGTCCAGCAGGTCCCGCTTGAACAGGCCCCGCCGGGCACGTTCGGCCAGATCGACATTCGTGGCGCCGACGATTCGGACGTCGACCTCGACCTTCTGCGCGCTTCCCACGCGCTCAAAGGCCCCGTACTCGACGACGCGCAGGATCTTCTCCTGCACCTCCAGCGGCGTGTTGGCGATCTCGTCCAGGAAGAGCGTCCCGCCGTCCGCCGCCTCAAACCGGCCGGCCCGGCGGGCGCCGGCGCCCGTGAAGGCGCCTGCCTCGTGCCCGAACAGCTCCGTCTCGATCAGGTTCGGCGAAAGGGCGGCGCAGTTGAGCGTCACCAGCGGGCCCTGCCACCGGCCCGAGAGGTAGTGGAGGCGGCGGGCGGCCAGCTCCTTGCCCGTGCCGCGCTCGCCGACGATCAGCAGGGGGCGGTCGACCCCGGCGGCAGCCGAAAGGTGCTCCTGGAACGCCAGGAACGCCTCCGATTCCCCCAGGGCCTCGGCCACGCGCTCAACCCCTCCCGGCATCGTGTCTTTCATGCGCGAATGGACCATTTAGAGGGCTAACTGACCTGATTGTAGCGGAAATCACCACGAAACGCAAGGGGGCCGCCCGGTGGGGGCATGCGCAAGTCTTTGGCTTCAAATCACTTGCGATGTGTGTGTTTTCTCTGGCATCCGTATTGCTCAGGGACGCCCCCAGGAGCGGCATTCACCGATGCTCAGAAGGAGGGACGGGAGATGGGTATCTTCAGCCGACTGCGGGACATCATCAGCTCCAACATCAACGCCATGCTGGAGCGTGCGGAGGATCCTGAGAAGCTCATCAAGCTGATGATCCAGGAGATGGAGGACACGCTGGTCGAGATCAAGGCGTCCTGCGCCGGCGCCATGGCCGCCTGCAAAAAGACGGAGCGCGCCCGCGACGAGGTCCAGTCCTACGCCGACCGGTGGGGCGAGAAGGCGGCCCTGGCTGTGCAGAAAGGGCGCGACGACCTGGCCCGCGAGGCCCTGGTCGAGAAGCGGCGCTACCGCGAGCGCGCCGAGGCCCTGGAGCGGGAGCTGACGCAGTTCCAGGGGCTGGTGCAGCAGTACCAGGACGATATAATGCAGCTGGAGGAGCGCTTGGCCTGTGCGCGCGAGAAGCAGCGGGTGCTCGTGCAGCGGCACGTGCACGCCCGGGGCAAGAAGCGCGTCGAGCAGGACATCCGCCGCGTCGACACCAGCGACGCGTTCGTCCGGTTCGAGCAGTTCGAGAACCGCATCGAGCGTATGGAGGCCGAGGCCGACCTCGTGAACGCGCACCGCAAGCCGGCCCTCGAAGAGCGCTTCGCCGAGATCGAGACCGACGAGGAGATCGAGCAGGAGCTTCAGGGGCTCAAGAACCGGACGGCGCCCGAGTAGCTGGAACACGCAGAAGGAGGCCGGACGATGCAAACGCTGGGACTGGCCATGCCGCTGGGGATCGGAATGGAGTCTCGGTCGGTCAGCGTACTTGCCGTGATTCTGTTCTTCCTCATTCCCCTGCTGATCCTGATCGCGATCGGGGTGGCGCTCCTGATGCGCTCGGGGCGGGGGCGCAGGGACACGGCCGATGAGACGCGCATGATCCAGGAGATCTACAGCGGACTGCGCAAGATGGAGGAGCGCGTCGAGGCGCTGGAGACGTTGCTCCTGGAGAGCGAAGGAAAGGAAGAGGCGCATGAACGTCAATGACTGGCAGCGACGCACCGGGCCGTACCGCGCGCGGGACGGCCTCATCCTGGGCGTCTGCAAGGGGATGGCCCGCTACATGCAGTGTTCGGTTCTGGTGGTTCGGTTGATCGTGATCATCCTCACCCTGCTGTCCACCGTCTGGCCGATGCTGCTCGTCTACTTCCTGGCGGGGGTGCTGATGAAGCCGGAGCCCGTCGTGCCGCTGGAGACGGCGGGGGATGCGGAGTTCTACAGCTCCTTTGCCGGCTCGCGCCGCATGGCCGTGGACAGGCTGAAGGCGAGCTTCGACCGCCTGGACCGCCGAATCCGCCGCATGGAGGGCATCGTGACGGACCGGGAGTACGACTGGGAGCGGCGCATACGGCGCTGACGGCTGCGTACAAGAGAGCAGGGCACCCGCGCCGGCGAACGGCGCGGCGTGCCCCGCGTCACTTGCCGACCGGGCCGCTACCTGCCGTACACGATGGTCGTGTACGTGCAGTAGATGCCCAGGATGTTCGTCTCTTCGGAGTCGACGTGATGGATCTGCGTGATCTGACCGTTCTTCATGGCCGCCTCGATCGAGGCATCGCCGCGGGCCAGCAGGATGATCCCCTCGCTCATGGCCACGCCCCGCTTGAGGTTCTCGGTGCCCATGGACGTATCGCCGACGGCCACCGGGCTGCGCGTCATCTGCACGGGGGCAATGATGGCGCCCGTCGGGTATGTGCAGCCGACGGCGACAGCCAGCAGACCGGCCAATCCCAGCACTAGCGCGAAACGCTTCATCGTACAACCTCCTCGCAATGAGTGAACAGGGCCCTCGGCCAGGTCCGCCGCGGCTCGGAGTCCGGTCCGGGCTGGCCTGTGCGAACTCACCCCCCCGGTCCCCTCGCCGGGCGACCAGCGGCCCCCCGGCAACACAGTCCAAGCATACCTCGCCGGCCGGACCGGTTCAAGCCCTATCAGCCCGCAGAAGACTGTGGACCAGCCGCCCGCCGGGGCCTGCCCGCCGCGGCGGGGGGGCGGGGCGCCTGTGCCACACAAGAAGAGTGCCCGGACTGCCCGCGCATCGACGGTTCCCCTGATCGTCTGGCAAGCACCCGGGGCGAGGCCGGACGGCAACCGGCAACGGCAACAAGACCCATGCCAGGCCGCAAGGCGCAATGACCGGACAGGGCGGGCACCCTCCCTCTGACGTTCAAGTCATTGCGATGCAAGGACTTAGCTCTCCGACACATCACCAGCCTGTCGGCCACGGACGCTGGGAACGCCCCTGCCGTCCGGTCCGCGTTCGCTTTCGGAACGGCCTACTCTTGAACAGGGGATGTCCGTTTGGGTATGATACATTTGTGGAGATGAATTCGCCCGCGCGCCGACCCGGACTCGGCGTGTCCCGGTGAACCTGATCGAGGCGGACGAACCATGACACGAGCGCTGACGGACAGGCAGCGGGAGATCTTCGACTTTATCTGCGAGGTGATGCGGGCGGACAACCGCCCCCCGACGGTTCGCGAGGTGGCCGACCGCTTCGGCTTCCGCAGCCCGAAGGCGGCGACCGATCACCTGGACGCCCTCGAGCGCAAGGGCTACATCCGCCGTCGCAGCCGCAAGGCGCGTAACATCGAGATCCGCGAGGAACTCTCGCCGCAGGGCATCCCCATCGTCGGCCGCATCGCCGCCGGCTCGCCCATCCTGGCCGTCGAGAACCTGGAAGGCTCCCTCTCCACGACCGGGCTCTTCCGCCCCGATGAGGGCACCTTCGCCCTCCAGGTGGAAGGCGAGAGCATGATCGGCGCCGGCATCCTCTCGGGCGACTACGTGATCGTCGACAGCAAGGAGCGCGTGCAGAACGGCGCCATCGCCGCGGTCGGCATCGGCGACGAGGCCACCGTCAAGCGCGTCTTTATCAGCAGGGGCCAGATGCGGCTGAAGTCCGAGAACCCCGAGTACGACGACATCGCCGTCGACAAGAACTCGCCCGAGGTCGTCGTCTACGGTCCCGTCATCGGCGTCGTGCGCAAGCTCTAAGCGCCTTCGCCGTCAGTTCGAGCACCGTCGCTTCGGGGGCGGTACAGAAACGGACGCGCGGCGCGGAGCGGCCTTCCATGCCGATCCCGCGGTTGACGTACAGCCACATCCGGCCGACGCGCGCGATGCGGGGCCTGGCGGGCCCTCGCTCCCTTGTGCGCGGCGCCCGGGACGCCATCGAGGAGCAGGACGACGCGACCCTGCTCATCCCGGACGTCGACGGCAACCGTTACCGCGTCGACATCACAAGGCTGGATGCCCGCTCCCGCCGCCTCTTTGAGTGCCTCGTCTGACCCTGCCGAATCCGGCTCCTGCAACATCTCGCGCTGCCATCTGTTATAGATAGTGAGGCCGCGAGGCGCTTCCAGAAACCGGGAGGGGCACGTGGACGGGCCGTCCGACGATGAACTGCTGGCGATGTTCCGCGAGGGCGACCTCGATGCGTTCGACGCGCTGTTCGACCGTCACCACGTCGACGTCTACCATTTCGCCTGTCTCATGCTCAATGGCCGCAACGACGCCGAGGACGTCCTGCAGGATACCTTCCTCGCGGTGGCGCGTTCGGCCCGTGCGTACAGCCCCCGCGGCCGTTTCCGCCCGTGGCTGATGCGCATCGCGCGGAACCTCTGCCTCAACCGGCTCCACTCCGAACGGCTGCGGAGACGCGTGCTGGCGGCCGACGGCGACTTCCCGGACGAAAGCGCTTCCGGGGCTCCGGCCGCGCCCGAACTGCTCGAATGGGATGAGGGAATGCGGGCGGTCCATGAGGCCGTGCGTGCCCTGCCCGAGCGGCAGAGGGAGGCCCTGGCACTCTACGCGTTCGAGGGCATGACGTACGGGGAGGTCAGCGAGGCGCTCCAGGCGCCCATGGGCACGGTCAAGGCGCTCATCCACCGCGCCCGCGCCGCTCTGGCCCTCGCGTTGAACCACGATCAGGGAGCACAACGAGATGACGTGTGAACGCAAACACGAAGAGCTGGCGGCCTTCGCCGCGGGCGATCTCGATCCCGAGAGCGCTGCCGCCCTGAAGGGGCACCTGGAGGGCTGCGCGGTCTGCGCGAGGCGCCTGGCCGCAATCCGCGAGACGGACGCGCGGCTGAAGCTTCTGCCGCGCCTTCGGCCGTCGGCCGGGGCGATGCTCCGGACGCGGCGCGCGCTCAATGAGGAACTGCGCGCCAGGCCTGCGCCTGAGGTGATGACGCTGGAGGAGGCCGCGGCGTTCCTGCGGGTGGAGCCGGACGATCTGCGGGAGGCCGCGTCGCAGTTGCCGGCATTTGAGATCGGCGGGCGCATCCGCATCCGCCGCGAGAAGCTGATCGATTGGATTGCCCGGCGCGAACGCGTCTACGCGCGCAGCACTGCCGAGAGCGACGTGGCGCACATCCTGTCGGGCATCAAATGGGAGGTCGACGATGGCACCAACGGCGACAAGGGAAGAGCACGTGCGGTTCTGGCGGTTCCTTGCCGGGCGCCTCAAGGAGCACGGCAACATCCTGTGGGCGCTCAACGAGAGCAAGGAAGAGATGGCCGGCACGGCATTCGAGGGTCCTCTGGCCCGGATCTCAGCGGCGCTTGAAGGTGGCAAGCCTTCCCACATGGCTGTGGCCGGAGAGCCAGAGCTGTTCTCGCAGAGCGTCGCCGTCCTCCTCCGTGCGGCCGAAGAGGGAGGGCCGATCCCGGCCGTCGCGTCGCGGCTGGTCGAGGCTGTACAAGACGGCAGCCTGCCGCTGCCCGGCGTGCCGCCGAAGGGCGACGAGCAGGTGCGCTTCTGGCGCTGCTTCGGGCACATGATCGGGTCGGGGGTTCCAATCCTGGAGACCTTTCGGGTCTTGCGCAAGGAGGTCTGCACGGATGCTCTGGCGGACGCAGTGGAAGCTATCGAGCAGTCCGTTTTGCGCGGCAGCTCGATGGCGTCCGTGATGCGAGAGCACACGGATCTCTTCCCACTTGCCGTCTGTTTTGCCGTGGAGATCGGCGAGGACTCCGGGAACCTGCACGAGCAGGCGATGAGGATTGCCAATGCGCTGGAGTCCGGCGACCTCCGTTCGCTTCGGGCGGAGCCGATCGAGGCCCTGCCCCAGATGCACGAACTGCCGGCCGTCAGCCGCTTTGTCAACGTTCTGATGCTCAACGCCCTGCAGGAGAGGGCGAGCGACGTACACGTCGAGCCGACCGAGAACGGGCAGGGGCGGTTTCGCCTGCGCCTGGACGGCGTGCTTCACGATTACAGTCGGCCACGGGAGGGCTTGCGCCCGGGCGAGCAGATCCCCTATGACGAAGTCGTGAACCGGATCAAGGTCATGGCGGGCATGGACTTGATGGAGAAGCGGGCGCCCCAGGACGGACGCATCCAACTCAACGTGAGCGGAAGGGCCATCGACGTACGAGTCAGCAGCGTACCGATGGTTCGCGGCGAGCGCGTCGTGATGAGGATGCTGGACCGAAGGACGATGCACCCCCGGCTGAGGGAGATTGGCCTGCTCGACGAAGATCTGGCGACGGCGCGGAGCCTCTGCCGCCTGCCACACGGCCTGGTGCTCGTGGCCGGTCCGACGGGCTCCGGGAAAACCACGCTGCTGTACGCCATGCTGATGGAACTGGATCGCGACAGCCGGTGCGTCGTGTCCGTCGAGGACCCCGTCGAGTACTACCTGGAAGGCGTCTCGCAAGTCGATGTCGACCCCCGGGCCGGGCGCACCTTCCCTGCCGTCGTGCGGAGCCTGCTGCGCCAGGACCCCGACGTGATCATGATCGGCATGCTGCCTGATGCCGAGGTCGCGAACCTGGCGGCGCAGTGCGCCCTGAACGGTCACCTTGTGTTCTCCACAATCGACGCCCCCACGGCTTCGGCCGGCCTGAGGCGGCTGCTGGACATGGGCCTGGAGCCCTTCGTGCTGAATTCCTCTCTGGCTGCCGTCATCTCCCAGCGCCTCGTACGCATGTTGTGCCGGGAGTGCAGGGAGCCGATCGACCCGCCGCGCCACTCCCTCCCGCCGGACGCGGCGGAGATGCTTGAAGGCCGGGAAAACGTGCAGTTCTACAGGCCGGCCGGCTGCGAGAAGTGCCGGGGCACCGGCTACCGCGGCCGCACCTGCATCCACGAGATCCTCACCCCGGACCACCGGATCAGGGAACTGATAGCCGGGGAGGCCCCGGCGCGCGAGATCCGCCAGGCCGCCACGGCGGCCGGCATGCGCACGATGCTCCAGTGCGGAATCCTGCGCGCCGCCGACGGCACGACCTCGGTCGAGGAGGTGCTGCGGGTGATGGCCGCTGACCTGTGGGAATGACCCCGCGTAAGCAGCCCGACGGGCGCCGGCGGGACGTGGCCTGCACTGCGCATGGCGTGCTGATATGCATGAGAGAAGTGGCATCACGATTCATGCAGCGCAGGGGGCGATCATGCGTTTCGCGTACCGGGTGCTCTACTTGTCGGTTCTCGCAGCCGTTCTGTGTTCCGTGCCGGCGAAATCCGCCCACGGGGGAGTCGGGCTCGGACTGGAAGGACTTCTGGGCGGGCCCGTGCCGAGCGGCACGTCCAGGAACTCCGCCACCTTGCGGTATGAGAGCCAGCCCAAATGGAACATCGTCAGGGGGATCCTGTACCTGGGAGGCAGCGAGTGGACGGCGCCGAGCACGGCATCGGCCAGGTCCTTCTTCTCGGCGATCTCGGGTGGCCCGGGGCGGAAGTCCGGCACGTCCAGGCCGTCCGGCCCCGAGAGGTGGCCCAGGTGTCTGAAGAGGCCCGGGCGGAAGGCCTTCAGCCAGTTCATGGTCACGCCGAACGTCACGCGCCTCAGCCAGGCGGCGAATCGGGTATGGTCCCGGAGCTGATCCAGGTTCGAGTAGGCCCGGATGAAGACTTCCTGCGCGATGTCCTGGGCATCGGCCCAGTGATCTACGATGCTGTACGCCAGGCCGTAGACGTGCCCCTGGTACCGTGAGACCAGCTCACGATAGGCGTCCTGGTCGCCACTGAGGACTCGGCTTACCAGTTCCGCATCGGTCACATCGGACATCGCGCGTACCCTCGATCCGTCTGCGTCGCGGCTCCCTCCGCGGGTCGCCGCCTCCAGGCTCTATGACAGCTCGCGGCCGCCGAAGGTTGCACTCGGCAGGGCGGCTGCCTCGCAGAATGCGGCCGCGGCGGCTCTGCCACGCACGACTTCGTCGAGCACGAGGTCGGCGGGGCCGCCGGTCGTCTCCAGAGCCTTGATACACTCGCCGTACGCCTCGGCGCCGACGTAGTGCCGCCCGCCGAAGGAATGCACCGGTTTCGCCTCGTGCAGAGCGACCGCCCGTTCGAGGAGGGTGCGGGCCGGCGCCCGCCGGTCATTCCGGTTCTTGCGCGCCAATGTAGCCGATCTCGACCGGACGTCCGCAGCCCTTCGCGATGTCCTCCGGCAGCGGCGCGGCGCTCCCCACCAGCGCGCTGTTTCTGCGCGGCCGGTAGTCGCGTTCCGCCGCGTTCGCGAAGGAGGGCTCCTCTCCGCCGTCGATGCTCACCGAGGCATCTCCGAAG
The Candidatus Brocadiaceae bacterium genome window above contains:
- a CDS encoding sigma-70 family RNA polymerase sigma factor; its protein translation is MSDVTDAELVSRVLSGDQDAYRELVSRYQGHVYGLAYSIVDHWADAQDIAQEVFIRAYSNLDQLRDHTRFAAWLRRVTFGVTMNWLKAFRPGLFRHLGHLSGPDGLDVPDFRPGPPEIAEKKDLADAVLGAVHSLPPRYRIPLTMFHLGWLSYRKVAEFLDVPLGTGPPRSPSSPSPTPPWADFAGTEHRTAARTDK
- the tadA gene encoding Flp pilus assembly complex ATPase component TadA, encoding MAPTATREEHVRFWRFLAGRLKEHGNILWALNESKEEMAGTAFEGPLARISAALEGGKPSHMAVAGEPELFSQSVAVLLRAAEEGGPIPAVASRLVEAVQDGSLPLPGVPPKGDEQVRFWRCFGHMIGSGVPILETFRVLRKEVCTDALADAVEAIEQSVLRGSSMASVMREHTDLFPLAVCFAVEIGEDSGNLHEQAMRIANALESGDLRSLRAEPIEALPQMHELPAVSRFVNVLMLNALQERASDVHVEPTENGQGRFRLRLDGVLHDYSRPREGLRPGEQIPYDEVVNRIKVMAGMDLMEKRAPQDGRIQLNVSGRAIDVRVSSVPMVRGERVVMRMLDRRTMHPRLREIGLLDEDLATARSLCRLPHGLVLVAGPTGSGKTTLLYAMLMELDRDSRCVVSVEDPVEYYLEGVSQVDVDPRAGRTFPAVVRSLLRQDPDVIMIGMLPDAEVANLAAQCALNGHLVFSTIDAPTASAGLRRLLDMGLEPFVLNSSLAAVISQRLVRMLCRECREPIDPPRHSLPPDAAEMLEGRENVQFYRPAGCEKCRGTGYRGRTCIHEILTPDHRIRELIAGEAPAREIRQAATAAGMRTMLQCGILRAADGTTSVEEVLRVMAADLWE
- the lexA gene encoding repressor LexA yields the protein MTRALTDRQREIFDFICEVMRADNRPPTVREVADRFGFRSPKAATDHLDALERKGYIRRRSRKARNIEIREELSPQGIPIVGRIAAGSPILAVENLEGSLSTTGLFRPDEGTFALQVEGESMIGAGILSGDYVIVDSKERVQNGAIAAVGIGDEATVKRVFISRGQMRLKSENPEYDDIAVDKNSPEVVVYGPVIGVVRKL
- a CDS encoding DUF1854 domain-containing protein; this encodes MPIPRLTYSHIRPTRAMRGLAGPRSLVRGARDAIEEQDDATLLIPDVDGNRYRVDITRLDARSRRLFECLV
- a CDS encoding RNA polymerase sigma factor is translated as MDGPSDDELLAMFREGDLDAFDALFDRHHVDVYHFACLMLNGRNDAEDVLQDTFLAVARSARAYSPRGRFRPWLMRIARNLCLNRLHSERLRRRVLAADGDFPDESASGAPAAPELLEWDEGMRAVHEAVRALPERQREALALYAFEGMTYGEVSEALQAPMGTVKALIHRARAALALALNHDQGAQRDDV